Proteins co-encoded in one Nicotiana sylvestris chromosome 7, ASM39365v2, whole genome shotgun sequence genomic window:
- the LOC104223462 gene encoding transcription factor MYB101 — MAPDDRGTKVSSGGGRTGGTSRQALKKGPWTATEDAILMEYVKKHGEGNWNAVQRNSGLMRCGKSCRLRWANHLRPNLKKGSFSPEEERIIIELHAKFGNKWARMAAQLPGRTDNEIKNYWNTRLKRRQRAGLPLYPQELQQQNQQENNQHQSLLSSPYDPKRATYNNNNPPSFSLLDIFNPSTMKPSITQQFPLSNNTIFQDPPKGISLTLPSSIRNSQFSSLPTSVPNNNFGHGLSNSMPVPVPVPSFQNNYPSFNNFTTRPFTGNIHSNPNELISGIGGINNINYPSRQSSIPVTASSSENTGSDFGSSDANNYANVAGLSRGNSGLLEDLLEESQTLTTRAVKIEDQTNYLDLKEEEADYKGKSLWEDYGLVEEDGEEAILTEESVYSFAHGVDVTLNSNSESSSPDPNLSSGKLEKEVSLQGINQVDDDIMCLLDNFPLAVPVPNWYDERDGKNNSNGQLSNVTNGDNKAENQAEDSNKSQVVTNSGPRNHDWELGGCCWNNMPSFC; from the exons ATGGCCCCGGACGATAGAGGAACGAAGGTGTCGTCAGGAGGAGGAAGAACCGGAGGAACAAGCAGGCAAGCGCTTAAGAAAGGGCCTTGGACAGCAACAGAAGACGCGATTTTAATGGAGTACGTGAAGAAGCATGGAGAAGGTAATTGGAATGCTGTTCAAAGGAATTCAGGATTGATGAGATGTGGTAAAAGTTGTAGGTTAAGATGGGCTAATCATCTTAGACCTAATCTCAAGAAAGGTTCTTTTTCTCCCGAGGAAGAAAGGATTATCATTGAGCTTCATGCTAAATTTGGCAACAAATGGGCTCGCATGGCTGCTCAg cTACCTGGACGAACAGACAACGAGATCAAGAATTACTGGAACACAAGGCTAAAGAGAAGACAAAGAGCTGGTTTGCCTTTATATCCTCAAGAATTACAACAACAAAACCAACAAGAAAACAATCAACACCAAAGCCTTCTTTCTTCACCATATGATCCCAAAAGGGCAACTTATAATAATAACAACCCTCCCTCTTTTTCCCTTTTGGATATCTTCAATCCTTCAACCATGAAACCTTCTATTACTCAACAATTCCCTCTTAGTAATAACACCATTTTTCAAGATCCTCCCAAAGGCATTTCCTTGACATTGCCATCATCTATAAGGAATTCGCAATTTTCTTCACTACCAACATCAGTGCCAAATAACAATTTTGGTCATGGCTTGTCCAATTCAATGCCAGTGCCGGTGCCAGTGCCATCATTCCAAAATAACTATCCAAGTTTTAATAACTTCACAACAAGGCCTTTTACGGGGAATATTCATTCGAATCCAAATGAATTAATCTCTGGTATAGGGGGTATTAATAATATTAATTACCCCTCAAGACAATCATCTATCCCTGTAACTGCATCATCATCTGAGAATACTGGTAGTGATTTTGGTTCAAGTGATGCTAATAATTATGCAAACGTTGCTGGATTATCGCGAGGAAATAGTGGATTATTGGAAGATTTATTGGAGGAGTCTCAGACTTTGACTACTCGCGCTGTCAAGATAGAAGATCAgactaattatcttgatttaaaGGAAGAAGAAGCTGATTATAAAGGGAAATCATTGTGGGAAGATTATGGATTAGTAGAAGAGGATGGAGAAGAAGCTATTTTAACTGAAGAATCTGTTTACAGCTTTGCTCATGGTGTTGATGTCACCTTAAATAGTAACTCTGAAAGCTCCAGCCCTGATCCCAATTTATCTTCAG GGAAATTGGAGAAGGAAGTTTCATTACAGGGAATTAATCAAGTGGATGACGATATAATGTGTCTTCTTGATAATTTTCCACTAGCTGTACCAGTTCCTAATTGGTATGACGAAAGGGATGgcaaaaataattcaaatggacAATTGTCAAATGTGACAAATGGTGATAACAAAGCTGAAAATCAGGCTGAAGATTCCAATAAATCACAAGTTGTGACAAATTCGGGGCCTAGGAACCATGATTGGGAACTTGGAGGATGTTGCTGGAATAACATGCCTTCTTTTTGCTAG